A part of Amycolatopsis lurida genomic DNA contains:
- a CDS encoding ROK family transcriptional regulator produces MAATESGQLDPVSPRTANLAALLRAMRAGPLSRTQLAARCGLTKAAVSGLITELSERGLVRSAGLQGGGNGRPSQLVELNGASACGLALSVEADRFAAVVTNLDGRVVAERAETADVAALGLHRSMDELAFLARNVLLDDQPVGVTVSVPGLVDSAAAVLRFAPTLRWRDAEIADLLAARLGLRADAIAVDNEANLGAIGEAVAGAGRGVRELFYLSGGTGVGGGLVSGGAILRGARGFAGEVGHITVDPSGEQCPCGRVGCLETKAGLNAVLRGAASPGDPLHDPALGVDGRVGLLKHRVQRGDQRAVAAVSELGVALGIAVSTVVDVLDPDVVVLGGYFAELGEWLVEPVRRELSARPLGQEPTCRVEPSPLGTTAPLRGAAHLATERLFADPTLVPFETEEAPA; encoded by the coding sequence GTGGCCGCGACTGAATCCGGGCAGCTCGACCCGGTCAGCCCACGCACGGCGAACCTCGCCGCGCTCTTGCGGGCGATGCGTGCGGGGCCGCTCTCGCGTACCCAGCTCGCCGCGCGCTGCGGGCTCACGAAGGCGGCCGTCTCCGGATTGATCACCGAGCTGTCCGAACGCGGTCTCGTCCGTTCCGCCGGACTCCAGGGCGGCGGCAACGGCAGGCCCAGCCAGCTGGTCGAGCTGAACGGCGCCAGCGCCTGCGGGCTCGCGCTCAGTGTCGAGGCCGATCGGTTCGCCGCCGTCGTCACGAATCTCGACGGCCGCGTCGTCGCCGAACGCGCCGAGACCGCCGACGTCGCCGCGCTCGGGCTGCACCGGAGCATGGACGAACTCGCCTTCCTCGCCAGGAACGTGCTGCTCGACGACCAGCCGGTCGGGGTCACCGTCTCGGTGCCGGGCCTGGTCGATTCGGCCGCCGCCGTGCTGCGGTTCGCGCCGACCCTGCGCTGGCGTGACGCCGAGATCGCCGACCTGCTCGCCGCCAGGCTCGGTCTGCGGGCCGACGCCATCGCGGTCGACAACGAGGCCAACCTCGGTGCGATCGGCGAGGCCGTCGCCGGAGCCGGTCGAGGTGTGCGGGAGCTCTTCTACCTCAGCGGCGGCACGGGCGTCGGCGGCGGACTCGTGTCCGGCGGCGCGATCCTGCGTGGTGCCAGGGGATTCGCGGGCGAGGTCGGGCACATCACCGTCGATCCGTCCGGCGAACAGTGCCCGTGCGGCCGGGTCGGGTGCCTGGAGACCAAGGCCGGCCTCAACGCCGTCCTGCGCGGCGCGGCTTCGCCCGGCGACCCGCTGCACGATCCCGCCCTCGGAGTCGACGGCCGGGTCGGGCTGCTCAAGCACCGCGTGCAGCGCGGTGATCAGCGCGCGGTCGCGGCGGTCTCGGAACTCGGGGTCGCGCTCGGCATCGCGGTGTCCACTGTGGTCGACGTGCTCGACCCGGACGTCGTCGTGCTCGGTGGCTACTTCGCCGAACTGGGCGAATGGCTGGTCGAGCCGGTACGCCGCGAGCTGTCCGCGCGTCCGCTCGGGCAAGAGCCCACCTGCCGTGTCGAGCCGTCGCCGCTGGGCACCACCGCTCCGCTGCGGGGCGCCGCGCATCTCGCCACCGAACGGCTTTTCGCCGACCCGACATTAGTTCCTTTCGAGACCGAGGAGGCTCCGGCATGA
- a CDS encoding ABC transporter permease: MTDQAESVRTGPAVEPLPPKEKRNFSLDTRLLGLAGVLVILCIVGQVTRPDQFFTDGNISTILRLAAAIGVVSVGMTFVIIAGGIDLSVGSIVALSSVWLTTLATQSYGPFVMILCGLLVGLGCGLINGILVSYGKIVPFIATLAMYVSARGLAERISGRRTQVVSEAGFLDFFRGDLLGIPVLIWMFALVFVVGWVLLNRTTFGRRTFAVGGNAEASRLAGINVKRHTALVYGVAGLCCGIAALMVVARTTAGASTNGMLYELDAIAAVVIGGTLLTGGRGSLIGTLIGVLIFTVLSNIFTLNNLDTDIQNIAKGVIIVLAALLQFRSVKKTKTST, from the coding sequence GTGACCGACCAAGCCGAATCGGTGCGTACGGGACCCGCCGTGGAACCGTTACCACCCAAGGAAAAGCGGAATTTCTCGCTCGACACCCGGCTGCTCGGGCTGGCCGGGGTGCTGGTGATCCTGTGCATCGTCGGCCAGGTGACCAGGCCCGACCAGTTCTTCACCGACGGCAACATCTCCACGATCCTGCGGCTCGCCGCGGCGATCGGGGTGGTCAGCGTCGGGATGACGTTCGTGATCATCGCCGGCGGCATCGACCTCTCGGTCGGGTCGATCGTGGCGCTCTCCAGTGTCTGGCTGACCACCTTGGCCACCCAGTCCTACGGCCCGTTCGTGATGATCCTTTGTGGACTCCTGGTCGGCCTCGGCTGTGGGCTGATCAACGGGATCCTGGTGTCCTACGGGAAGATCGTGCCGTTCATCGCGACACTGGCGATGTACGTCTCGGCCCGCGGGCTCGCGGAACGCATCAGCGGCCGCCGCACGCAGGTGGTGTCGGAGGCGGGCTTCCTCGATTTCTTCCGCGGTGATCTGCTCGGCATCCCGGTGCTGATCTGGATGTTCGCGCTGGTGTTCGTGGTCGGCTGGGTGCTGCTGAACCGCACCACGTTCGGCCGCCGCACCTTCGCCGTCGGCGGCAACGCCGAGGCTTCGCGGCTGGCCGGTATCAACGTCAAGCGGCACACCGCCCTCGTCTACGGCGTCGCCGGCCTGTGCTGCGGTATCGCCGCGCTGATGGTCGTCGCCCGCACCACCGCGGGTGCCTCGACCAACGGCATGCTCTACGAACTCGACGCCATCGCGGCGGTCGTCATCGGCGGCACGCTGCTCACCGGTGGCCGCGGCTCGCTCATCGGCACCCTGATCGGCGTGCTGATCTTCACCGTGCTGTCCAACATCTTCACGCTCAACAACCTGGACACCGACATCCAGAACATCGCCAAGGGCGTGATCATCGTCCTGGCCGCGCTGCTGCAGTTCCGCTCCGTGAAGAAGACAAAGACGAGCACTTGA
- a CDS encoding ROK family transcriptional regulator: MSTAPTSEHPMVETRHQTQLLTLLRDEGPMSRVELGERLELPRARVGAEVARLAEVGLVETAGPSASRGGRRSTLVRLAGDLRVLSVDVGATSVGVALTDASCEVLVHTVEDCDVRQGPHAVLKRVVALAEKIREEAPGKLIAAGIGLPGPVSFAEGMAVAPPIMPGWDRFSVRDHLGGLLRCPVTVDNDVNSMALGERHAGVARSIDDLVFVKIGTGIGCGIVLGGKVYRGVAGTAGDIGHIRLDDYGPTCACGETGCLEAYFGGAALARDGLTLARSGRSAYLADVVADRGVITAQDVGRAAASGDFGAVNLIRDGGRRLGQVVASLVSFVNPGMVVIGGGVAQLGHQLLAEIRSSVYRRSLPLATGNLPIVLSELGDTAGVIGAAWSATDRAFTLSS; this comes from the coding sequence ATGAGCACGGCACCCACCTCGGAGCATCCGATGGTCGAAACCCGGCACCAGACCCAGCTGCTCACCCTGTTGCGGGATGAGGGACCGATGTCCCGGGTCGAACTGGGGGAGCGGCTGGAGCTGCCGCGTGCCCGGGTGGGGGCCGAGGTCGCGCGGCTGGCCGAGGTCGGTCTCGTCGAGACCGCGGGGCCTTCGGCGAGCCGCGGCGGCAGGCGGTCCACACTGGTGCGGCTGGCGGGAGACCTGCGAGTGCTGTCGGTGGACGTCGGCGCGACGTCGGTCGGGGTCGCCCTCACCGACGCTTCGTGCGAGGTCCTGGTGCACACCGTCGAGGACTGCGACGTCCGGCAGGGGCCGCACGCCGTGCTCAAACGCGTCGTCGCGCTGGCGGAGAAGATCCGCGAAGAGGCGCCGGGCAAGTTGATCGCCGCAGGGATCGGCCTCCCGGGGCCGGTGAGTTTCGCCGAGGGGATGGCGGTCGCGCCGCCGATAATGCCCGGCTGGGACCGATTCTCCGTGCGCGATCATCTCGGCGGGCTGCTGCGCTGCCCGGTCACCGTCGACAACGACGTGAACTCGATGGCGCTCGGGGAACGGCATGCCGGGGTCGCGCGCTCCATCGACGACCTGGTGTTCGTCAAGATCGGTACCGGTATCGGCTGCGGGATCGTGCTCGGCGGCAAGGTGTACCGCGGCGTCGCCGGCACGGCGGGTGACATCGGGCACATCCGCCTCGACGACTACGGGCCGACCTGCGCCTGCGGTGAGACGGGTTGTCTCGAGGCGTACTTCGGCGGCGCCGCGCTGGCCCGCGACGGGCTGACCCTGGCGCGCAGCGGCCGGTCGGCGTACCTCGCCGACGTCGTCGCGGACCGCGGCGTGATCACCGCGCAGGATGTCGGCCGCGCCGCGGCGTCGGGGGATTTCGGCGCGGTCAACCTCATCCGTGACGGCGGGCGACGGCTCGGGCAGGTGGTCGCCTCGCTGGTGAGTTTCGTGAACCCGGGCATGGTCGTGATCGGCGGCGGCGTGGCGCAGCTCGGGCATCAGCTGCTCGCCGAGATCCGCAGCTCGGTCTACCGGCGGTCGCTGCCGCTCGCGACCGGGAACCTGCCGATCGTGCTGTCCGAGCTCGGGGACACCGCGGGCGTCATCGGGGCCGCCTGGTCCGCTACCGATCGGGCCTTCACGCTGAGCAGCTGA
- a CDS encoding inositol-3-phosphate synthase: MPAHERTGIWLIGARGSVATTAAVGLLALRAGVTGGGGCVTELPAFAGVPLPGWDDLVLGGHDIAHTPLEKRAEQLAHAGVFGHAVFAAVRSGLAEVDAEIRDGYHPASHTGAQADAAARLTADIRAFADRHDLARVVVVNVSSTEAPCPHLPEHDDLAALEAALADPARAVLPSSSLSAYAALKAGSPYVEFTPSAGITLPALRELAEREGLPYAGCDGKTGETLLRTVLAPMFSARALKVRSWAGTNLLGGGDGETLADPVTANSKLESKARGLAALLGEDVTAPLHIDNVPDLGEIKTAWDHVSFEGFLGARMSLQFTWTGYDSALAAPLILDLARLVTAAHAAGQSGALTELGFFFKDPLGSDEHRFAEQTARLISWAGTL, encoded by the coding sequence ATGCCTGCTCACGAGCGTACGGGCATCTGGTTGATCGGCGCGAGGGGGTCTGTGGCCACCACGGCCGCGGTGGGGCTCCTCGCGCTGCGCGCGGGAGTGACCGGCGGTGGCGGCTGTGTCACCGAGCTGCCCGCGTTCGCCGGGGTTCCGTTGCCGGGCTGGGACGATCTGGTCCTCGGCGGGCACGACATCGCGCATACGCCGCTGGAGAAGCGGGCCGAGCAACTGGCGCACGCCGGCGTGTTCGGGCATGCGGTGTTCGCCGCGGTCCGGTCGGGGCTGGCCGAGGTGGACGCCGAGATCCGCGACGGCTACCACCCGGCGTCCCACACCGGTGCCCAGGCCGACGCGGCCGCCCGGCTGACGGCGGACATCCGAGCTTTCGCCGACCGGCACGACCTCGCGCGGGTCGTCGTGGTCAACGTGTCCTCCACCGAGGCGCCCTGTCCCCACCTGCCCGAACACGACGACCTCGCCGCGCTCGAAGCGGCGCTCGCCGACCCGGCGCGGGCGGTGCTGCCGTCGAGTTCCCTCTCGGCCTATGCGGCACTGAAAGCGGGCAGCCCGTACGTCGAGTTCACGCCGTCCGCCGGGATCACCCTGCCCGCGCTGCGTGAGCTGGCTGAGCGGGAAGGCCTGCCGTACGCGGGCTGCGACGGCAAGACCGGCGAGACGTTGCTGCGCACGGTCCTCGCGCCGATGTTCAGCGCGCGGGCGTTGAAGGTCCGCTCCTGGGCGGGCACCAACCTGCTCGGTGGCGGCGACGGCGAGACGCTGGCCGACCCGGTGACCGCGAACAGCAAGCTCGAGTCCAAAGCGCGCGGGCTCGCGGCGCTGCTCGGCGAGGACGTCACCGCGCCGCTGCACATCGACAACGTGCCCGACCTCGGCGAGATCAAGACCGCGTGGGACCACGTCTCGTTCGAGGGTTTCCTCGGCGCGCGCATGAGCCTGCAGTTCACCTGGACCGGCTACGATTCCGCGCTCGCGGCGCCGCTGATCCTGGATCTCGCGAGGCTGGTGACCGCGGCGCACGCCGCCGGCCAGAGCGGCGCGCTGACCGAACTCGGGTTCTTCTTCAAGGATCCGTTGGGCAGCGACGAACACCGGTTCGCCGAGCAGACCGCCCGCCTGATCAGCTGGGCGGGAACCCTGTGA
- a CDS encoding DHA2 family efflux MFS transporter permease subunit gives MIGSSEERITPALWGMASILTLGGFLSMFTSTVVTVALGTIAAGFRAPLGTVQWITTGYLLALAAMVSVSGWACRRFGTTRLWLVCVGLFAVLSALCATATSIEALIAFRVLQGAAGGLLVPAGQILFATTVGPKRLGRMMAVLSIPIYLAPVLGTLAGSVLTERFGVPWLFLVNVPLSLLCLLLGRKRLPREVPVDTRPLDRRGLALTVTGLPLLVYGFAEAAPIAAVAGAILLVVFAITALRSPAPLLELRLFRDRTFSSAAAVIFGMGIASFGAMIVLPLYYLDVRHESLVATGFLTAPLALGTVLALPLAGRLTDRIGGARVIFAGLIVTIAGTVPLALLTGSDGYWWLSAVQVVRGCGIGLTTTPALAAGLVSVPRERISHAMPLFAMLQRIGGSFGTSILTVLAAPGTVGAIAHAHWWIAGLTVIVLIPAWLLVRAESSTVD, from the coding sequence ATGATCGGGAGTTCCGAGGAGCGCATAACCCCCGCGTTGTGGGGGATGGCGTCGATCCTGACCCTCGGCGGGTTCTTGTCGATGTTCACCTCGACCGTCGTCACCGTCGCCCTCGGCACGATCGCGGCCGGATTCCGTGCACCGCTCGGTACCGTCCAGTGGATCACCACCGGCTATCTGCTCGCGCTCGCGGCGATGGTGTCGGTGAGCGGCTGGGCGTGCCGCCGCTTCGGTACGACGCGGCTGTGGCTGGTGTGCGTGGGACTGTTCGCGGTGCTTTCCGCGCTCTGCGCGACGGCGACGTCGATCGAGGCGCTGATCGCTTTCCGCGTCCTGCAAGGCGCCGCGGGCGGGCTCCTGGTCCCGGCGGGACAGATCCTGTTCGCGACGACGGTGGGGCCGAAGCGGCTGGGCCGGATGATGGCCGTACTGAGCATCCCGATCTACCTCGCGCCGGTGCTCGGCACCCTGGCCGGCAGCGTGCTCACCGAGCGGTTCGGCGTCCCGTGGCTCTTCCTGGTGAACGTGCCGCTCTCGCTGCTCTGCCTGCTGCTGGGCCGGAAACGGTTGCCGAGGGAGGTCCCCGTCGACACCCGGCCGCTGGACCGGCGTGGTTTGGCGCTCACCGTCACCGGGCTGCCGTTGCTCGTGTACGGCTTCGCCGAAGCCGCCCCGATCGCGGCGGTCGCCGGCGCGATCCTGCTCGTCGTCTTCGCGATCACCGCGCTGAGGTCGCCCGCGCCGTTGCTCGAGCTGCGGCTGTTCCGCGACCGGACGTTCTCCTCGGCCGCCGCCGTGATCTTCGGGATGGGGATCGCGTCGTTCGGCGCGATGATCGTCCTGCCGCTGTACTACCTCGATGTCCGACACGAAAGCCTCGTCGCCACCGGGTTCCTGACCGCGCCCCTGGCACTCGGCACGGTGCTGGCACTTCCGCTCGCGGGCAGGCTGACCGACCGGATCGGCGGGGCCCGGGTGATCTTCGCCGGGTTGATCGTCACGATCGCCGGGACGGTGCCGCTGGCGCTGCTCACCGGATCCGACGGTTACTGGTGGCTCTCGGCCGTGCAGGTCGTCCGCGGCTGCGGTATCGGACTCACCACGACCCCGGCGCTCGCCGCCGGACTGGTTTCGGTGCCGCGAGAGCGAATTTCCCACGCGATGCCGCTCTTCGCCATGCTGCAACGGATCGGCGGATCCTTCGGCACCTCGATTCTCACCGTGCTCGCCGCTCCGGGGACCGTGGGGGCCATCGCGCACGCTCACTGGTGGATCGCCGGACTCACCGTGATCGTGCTGATCCCGGCGTGGCTGCTCGTCCGCGCCGAATCGTCCACAGTGGACTGA
- a CDS encoding TetR/AcrR family transcriptional regulator C-terminal domain-containing protein, translated as MVVRRDGYVRAALELLDEVGLDGLSLRKLGEKLGVRGPALYTHFKSKQALLDQMAETMLDDRLAPLDEPSAMDDWAEWLARRARTIRRTLLSYRDGARLHAGSRPTGRSAMAPLIKPLLRAGFTEKDATHAILAISRYTLGCAIDEQQHVEGDHDEDPAASFEYGLARLIAGLRADVDVANPPDQDVA; from the coding sequence ATGGTCGTGAGACGGGATGGCTACGTTCGAGCCGCGCTCGAACTCCTCGACGAGGTCGGGCTGGACGGATTGAGCCTGCGCAAGCTCGGGGAAAAGCTCGGTGTGCGGGGTCCCGCGCTCTACACGCATTTCAAGAGCAAGCAGGCGTTGCTCGATCAGATGGCCGAGACCATGCTGGACGACCGGCTGGCTCCGCTGGACGAGCCCTCGGCGATGGACGATTGGGCCGAGTGGCTGGCGCGGCGTGCCCGCACTATCCGCCGCACGCTGCTGTCCTACCGGGACGGCGCCCGGCTGCACGCGGGCTCGCGCCCGACCGGCCGGTCGGCGATGGCGCCGCTGATCAAACCGTTGCTGCGGGCCGGTTTCACCGAAAAGGACGCGACGCACGCGATCCTCGCCATCAGTCGGTACACGCTCGGCTGCGCGATCGACGAACAGCAGCACGTCGAGGGCGACCACGACGAGGATCCGGCCGCCTCCTTCGAATACGGCCTCGCGCGCCTGATCGCCGGGCTCCGCGCCGATGTCGATGTCGCGAATCCGCCAGACCAGGATGTCGCGTGA
- a CDS encoding Gfo/Idh/MocA family protein produces the protein MSTAKETIGIGMVGHAFMGAVHSHAWRSVHRFFAPPLIPRLAVLGGRDEVRTKAAAERFGWEDVETDWRALIARDDVDLVDICTPGDSHAEIAIAALEAGKHVLCEKPLANTLAEAEAMAEAAAKARADGVRSMVAFNYRRVPALAHARKLVASGALGEIRHVRSVYLQDWLSDAQAPMTWRLHKDKAGSGALGDLGAHIVDAAQFVTGETITGVSALTNTFVKERPDGDGGTGQVTVDDTALFLGRFTGGAVASFEATRFALGRKNAMRLEINGSLASLAFDFESMNELSFFDGGQPATEAGFRRILVTEPEHPYVGVWWPPGHLLGYEHTFTNEVADLLTAIGDGTDPEPSFEDGLRVQQVLAAVERSASDEARWTAVPGVTAKGSS, from the coding sequence ATGAGCACGGCAAAGGAAACGATCGGGATCGGCATGGTGGGCCACGCGTTCATGGGCGCGGTGCATTCGCACGCGTGGCGCAGTGTGCACCGGTTCTTCGCGCCACCGCTGATCCCGAGACTCGCCGTGCTCGGCGGCCGTGACGAGGTGCGGACAAAGGCCGCGGCGGAACGGTTCGGCTGGGAAGACGTCGAGACGGACTGGCGCGCGCTGATCGCCCGCGACGACGTCGACCTGGTCGACATCTGCACACCGGGCGACAGCCACGCCGAGATCGCGATCGCCGCGCTCGAGGCCGGGAAGCACGTGCTGTGCGAGAAGCCGCTGGCCAACACCCTCGCCGAGGCCGAAGCGATGGCCGAGGCGGCGGCGAAGGCGCGGGCCGACGGCGTCCGGTCGATGGTGGCGTTCAACTACCGCCGGGTGCCCGCGCTCGCGCACGCCAGGAAGCTGGTCGCGAGCGGGGCGCTCGGCGAGATCCGCCACGTGCGGTCGGTCTACTTGCAGGACTGGCTGTCCGACGCGCAGGCGCCGATGACCTGGCGGCTGCACAAGGACAAGGCTGGCTCGGGCGCGCTGGGCGATCTCGGCGCGCACATCGTCGACGCCGCCCAGTTCGTCACCGGCGAGACGATCACCGGGGTTTCCGCGCTGACCAACACCTTCGTCAAGGAGCGCCCGGACGGCGACGGCGGCACCGGGCAGGTCACGGTCGACGACACCGCGCTGTTCCTCGGCCGGTTCACCGGCGGCGCGGTGGCGAGTTTCGAGGCGACCCGGTTCGCGCTGGGCCGCAAGAACGCGATGCGGCTGGAGATCAACGGTTCGTTGGCGAGCCTCGCGTTCGACTTCGAGTCGATGAACGAACTGTCCTTTTTCGACGGTGGCCAGCCCGCCACCGAGGCCGGGTTCCGCCGGATCCTGGTCACCGAACCCGAGCACCCGTACGTCGGGGTGTGGTGGCCGCCGGGGCATCTCCTCGGCTACGAGCACACCTTCACCAACGAGGTCGCCGATCTGCTCACCGCGATCGGCGATGGCACGGATCCCGAACCGTCCTTCGAGGACGGGTTGAGGGTTCAGCAGGTCTTGGCCGCGGTCGAGCGCAGCGCGTCCGACGAGGCGCGATGGACCGCTGTGCCCGGCGTCACCGCGAAAGGAAGCAGCTGA
- a CDS encoding sugar ABC transporter ATP-binding protein has product MTLLSVRGIVKTFPGVRALDGVDFDVEPGEVHCLLGQNGAGKSTLIKTLAGAHRPDGGEIFWQGEPVTLPSPVAALKLGIATMYQELDLVPGLSVADNIFLGRERASFGFTRISESRNKAAKLMARLGHPEIAPSTEVGKLSAAGQQLVSMARALAYDAKLLVMDEPTAALAGEEVDNLFRIVGELTAEGVAIIYISHRLEELRRIGHRVTVLKDGRTVSTGLDAKETPTADLVALMAGRKVETVFGPRHQEHVDPDIEVLKVENLTTVGEFENVNFTVHAGEVVGIAGLVGSGRSELLETIFGARKQDTGSVSVDGQPVRPGSVSAAVKAGIGLAPEERKSQGLLLDLPVVHNVTLASLGKYATFGFTERGRELDDAGESLRRLDLRPADPHRIIRTLSGGNQQKAVLARWLVRGCRVLLLDEPTRGVDVGARAELYRLIEELAATGVAIVLVSSEIPEVLGLSDRVLVLREGRVLAEKPSAELTEADVLDVILEGSAA; this is encoded by the coding sequence ATGACCCTGCTCTCCGTCCGGGGGATCGTGAAGACCTTCCCGGGGGTGCGTGCACTCGACGGTGTCGACTTCGACGTCGAACCCGGCGAGGTGCACTGTCTCCTCGGTCAGAACGGCGCGGGCAAGTCCACGCTGATCAAAACGCTCGCCGGCGCGCATCGCCCCGACGGCGGCGAGATCTTCTGGCAGGGTGAGCCGGTCACGCTGCCCTCGCCGGTCGCCGCGCTGAAGCTCGGCATCGCGACCATGTACCAGGAACTCGACCTGGTGCCCGGGCTTTCCGTGGCGGACAACATCTTCCTCGGCCGCGAGCGCGCGTCGTTCGGGTTCACGCGGATCAGCGAGTCCCGGAACAAGGCCGCGAAACTGATGGCGCGGCTCGGTCACCCCGAGATCGCGCCGTCGACCGAGGTCGGCAAGCTCTCCGCCGCGGGCCAGCAGCTGGTCTCGATGGCGCGGGCGCTCGCGTACGACGCGAAGCTGCTGGTGATGGACGAGCCCACCGCGGCGCTGGCGGGCGAAGAGGTCGACAACCTGTTCCGTATCGTCGGCGAACTGACCGCCGAGGGTGTCGCGATCATCTACATCTCTCACCGGCTCGAAGAACTGCGCCGGATCGGCCACCGCGTCACCGTGCTCAAGGACGGCAGGACCGTCTCCACGGGCCTCGACGCCAAGGAGACGCCGACCGCGGACCTCGTCGCGCTGATGGCGGGCCGCAAGGTCGAAACCGTGTTCGGCCCTCGCCATCAGGAGCACGTGGACCCGGACATCGAGGTCCTCAAGGTGGAGAACCTGACCACCGTCGGCGAATTCGAGAACGTGAACTTCACCGTGCACGCCGGCGAGGTCGTCGGCATCGCGGGCCTCGTCGGCTCAGGACGCAGCGAGTTGCTGGAGACGATCTTCGGCGCGCGCAAGCAGGACACGGGTTCGGTGTCGGTAGACGGCCAGCCGGTCCGGCCGGGCAGCGTGTCCGCGGCGGTCAAGGCCGGGATCGGGCTGGCGCCGGAGGAACGCAAGAGCCAGGGGCTGTTGCTGGATCTGCCCGTCGTGCACAACGTGACCCTGGCGAGCCTGGGCAAATACGCGACGTTCGGGTTCACCGAGCGGGGGAGGGAACTCGACGACGCCGGGGAAAGCCTGCGGCGCCTCGATCTCCGGCCCGCCGACCCGCACCGCATCATCCGCACGCTGTCCGGCGGCAACCAGCAGAAGGCGGTGCTCGCCCGCTGGCTGGTCCGCGGCTGCCGGGTCCTGCTGCTGGACGAACCGACGCGCGGGGTCGACGTCGGCGCGCGGGCGGAGCTGTACCGGCTGATCGAAGAACTCGCCGCGACCGGCGTCGCGATCGTGCTGGTCAGCAGCGAGATCCCCGAAGTACTCGGCTTGTCCGACCGGGTGCTGGTGCTGCGTGAAGGACGTGTCCTGGCTGAAAAGCCGTCTGCGGAGCTGACAGAGGCGGATGTGCTCGACGTGATTCTCGAGGGGAGTGCGGCGTGA
- a CDS encoding substrate-binding domain-containing protein — MTEQSLHRRRFLLGGAAVGAGALLTACTSNEAPAQNNAANVANAGANSQPGTPVTIGFSAPAADHGWMAAITKNARAQAQKFSEVTLNATEGTNDVNQQISQVETLINAKVNVLVILPFDGKALTAVGQQAMDAGIQVINLDRVFDTPLAYRTWIGGDNYRMGVNAGNYIAQQMKAKNIASPVIGEVAGIDSLPLTQERSKGFKDALARQGFQVGPRVSAQFTPESGEQQTSNLLQSASKLDALWNHDDDQGVGVIAAINNANRKDFLMVGGAGSKNAMNLIKSDAEPLKATVLYSPSMASSAISLARLLGQGKGAGDFAEHEIPAEITTYSAVVTKENVDKYMDVGFDS, encoded by the coding sequence ATGACCGAACAATCCCTGCACCGCCGCCGCTTCCTGCTGGGAGGCGCGGCCGTCGGAGCGGGCGCGCTGCTGACCGCGTGCACCTCGAACGAGGCACCGGCGCAGAACAACGCGGCCAACGTGGCCAACGCCGGCGCCAACTCGCAGCCCGGAACACCCGTCACCATCGGGTTCTCGGCGCCTGCCGCGGACCACGGCTGGATGGCGGCCATCACCAAGAACGCCCGCGCGCAGGCGCAGAAGTTCAGTGAGGTCACGCTCAACGCGACCGAGGGCACCAACGACGTCAACCAGCAGATCTCCCAGGTGGAGACCTTGATCAACGCCAAGGTCAACGTCCTGGTGATCCTGCCGTTCGACGGCAAGGCGCTGACCGCGGTCGGCCAGCAGGCGATGGACGCCGGTATCCAGGTGATCAACCTGGACCGCGTCTTCGACACCCCGCTCGCGTACCGCACCTGGATCGGTGGCGACAACTACCGCATGGGCGTCAACGCCGGGAACTACATCGCCCAGCAGATGAAGGCGAAGAACATCGCCAGCCCGGTGATCGGCGAGGTCGCGGGTATCGACTCGCTGCCGCTGACCCAGGAACGCAGCAAGGGTTTCAAGGACGCCTTGGCGCGTCAGGGATTCCAGGTCGGACCGCGGGTCTCGGCGCAGTTCACCCCGGAGTCGGGCGAGCAGCAGACCTCGAACCTCCTGCAGTCGGCGTCCAAATTGGACGCTCTCTGGAACCACGACGACGACCAGGGCGTCGGCGTCATCGCGGCGATCAACAACGCCAACCGCAAGGACTTCCTGATGGTCGGCGGCGCGGGTTCCAAGAACGCGATGAACCTGATCAAGTCCGACGCCGAACCGTTGAAGGCGACGGTGCTCTACAGCCCGTCGATGGCGTCTTCGGCGATCTCGCTCGCGCGGCTGCTCGGCCAGGGCAAGGGGGCGGGCGACTTCGCCGAGCACGAGATCCCCGCCGAGATCACCACGTACTCCGCGGTGGTCACCAAGGAGAACGTCGACAAGTACATGGACGTCGGCTTCGACTCGTAA